In one Lachnospiraceae bacterium GAM79 genomic region, the following are encoded:
- the rpmE gene encoding 50S ribosomal protein L31, with amino-acid sequence MREGIHPNYYQAKVVCNCGNEFVTGSTKEEIHVEICSKCHSFYTGQQKAAKARGRIDMFNRKYGVSQSN; translated from the coding sequence ATGAGAGAAGGAATACATCCAAATTATTATCAGGCAAAGGTTGTATGTAACTGCGGAAACGAATTTGTTACAGGTTCTACAAAAGAAGAAATTCATGTAGAAATTTGCTCAAAGTGTCATTCATTCTATACAGGCCAGCAGAAGGCAGCTAAGGCTCGTGGTAGAATTGATATGTTCAACCGTAAGTACGGTGTTTCACAGTCAAACTAA